Part of the Fundidesulfovibrio terrae genome is shown below.
CGTCGAAGACGTCGGCGATGGCCAGGATGCGGCCGAACAAGCTCTGCTCGGAGCCTTTGAGGCCGCGTGGGTAGCCGGAACCGTCGTGGCGTTCGTGGTGTTCGGCGATGGCCCGCAGCACGTGCCCAGGCACGGTCGGGCCGCCCGGCGCTCCCACTACCCCCGACGCCCCCGAGACCAAGGTGCAGCCTTCCACGGGGTGGCGCTTGAGGAGGGCGAATTCCTCGGGTGAGAGCTTGCCCGGCTTTTCCAGGAGTTCGCGAGGCGCGAGGGCCTTGCCGATGTCGTGGAGCAGCCCGGCCAGCGCCAAGTCGGCCACCTGGCCGCGGTCGAGGCCCAGGTAGTCGCCGAAGGCCGCGGACAGGGCGCTGACCCCGGCGCAGTGGCGGATATGGTAGCCTCCGCCGTCGTGAAGCCTGGTCAGGCAGACCAGGGCGTCACGGTTGCGCATGACACTGGCGGCGATGTCCCGCGCGGCGTCCAGGCATGCCTTGGCGTCCACGGGGGCTCCCGAGGCGGCCGCCTCCATGGCGAGCCGCACCGCCGCGATGGACGCGGCGTGGGCGCGGGCCGCCTCGCGCATCTCCTGGGCCAGGGGGGTGTTCTTGTTGGATTTGAGCTCGGCGGGGATTTCGCACAGGGCTTCGGCCACCGCCCGGTCGATGGCTTCCTTGTCGTAAATGCGCGCCGCGCCTTGGGCCAGGGCGTCCCTGTCGGTTTCGATGAAGGCCTCGGCGAACCCTTCGGCGCGGATGGCGCGGATATGGTCGTCGGATTCGACGGGGCCTTCCTGGCAGTAAAGGTAGGGGTGGTCGAGCCAGGACAGCCCGGTGTCCACCACGTACATGCCCACCTGCAGATCGAAGACGCGAACTTTTTTCAGCATGGCCACCCGGCGTGTTTGAAGGACGGAAGGCGGCGCGCGGCGCGCTCCGCTGCCCTGGGACGCTACACCGCCCGGGGGGCGGAACGCAAGCGAGCCCCCGGATTCATCCGCGGAACCGGGCGGTTTGGGCGAGGGTGGACGTGTTCAGGGGCGCAGCCCCGAAAGGGGGGGCTGGAGGGGAGGAACCTCCAGCCCCTGCGAGTGGATCGACAGGGCCTCGCGGCCCACGCGACGGATCTGTTATTCCCAGGACAAGACCAGGGTGCGCTTGCCCCATTGGCGCGCGCCCGCGTTGTCGTTGCCGAAGTAGATGTCGATGCTCTTGGAGTGGCGCGGGCTCATGAGGTCCATGACCTTGAATTCGCCTTCCAGGCCGGAGATACGCACGGTTTTGTCCAGGCTCAGGCCGTGCTGTTCGATGAGGTCGGGCGAGACGGCGATGGCGCTGATGTCGGGGGTAAGGACTTCGCCGTTGGCCGCTCGGGGCAGCGCCTTGCGGCCCTTGCCCACGCTCGAGGCGGTGTAGGCCATGGCGGTCACGGTGAGCGAGTTCTTGTCGCTCTTGCGCAGGGCGAAGAGCTTGTCCGGGGAGCAGGCCACGGGGGCCGGGTCCGCTACGGTGCAGGCGGTCTTCTTGGCGCAGCCGGGGAGGAAGGCGAAGCCCAGGAGCAGGGCCAGGTGGGCCCAGTTGAAGGAAGCGGAAGACGGATTTTTTCTGGATGCGGTTGTGGATTTGGAGTACGGTGTTCGATTGATCATGGGCTGAACATTACCAGTCTGAAATTTTTCCGGCAACCCCGGAGGAGGAATGATGGACAAGTTTTCATGTTCCCCTCGCGGTTCGGCCGGGATGCGCCGTGTTGCCCTGCGCACGGAAGGCCACGCCGGGCGCTGCCGCCCAAGCCTGCTGGAACAAGGAATGGGCGCCAGGCCGGAGCGGGCGGGACGTATCAGGGGGCGCTTCGAGGGAGATCGAGGTGCGCTGGGTGTTCTAGGGAGGTCCCCCGGCCGGGGGACCCGGCCGGGATTAAAGGCATGCGCCATTCAGGCCCGGTAGCTGGAGTAGTACCCCAGGGCTCCGGTGTGCTCTGCGAGCGGCTCCTGGAAAGCGATGCCCAGTTCATTTCCTTGACTCCACACCACCGTATAGTCCATGCCCTTCAGGTATTGATAGTCGTAGTAGTCGTCCTTAACGGTGCCATACTTGCCGGTGTAGTTGTATTCCGGCGAGTCGACCAGTTTGACTTTCGCTCCTCCGCGGCTGATGTCCAGCAGTTGTGCATTGTAGTATTGGCCTTCAATTTCGATACTATAGTCGTAACCGTCGGCGTGCCTTTGCGCGTACGTCCGTGCATAACGTCTGCGTTCGTACATAGCGCCTCCTGTCATCGGGGGTTGTCAGGGTTTAATCATTCCTTGCCGCGCGGCATCGCTTTCGGGGCAACGCCAAACGTAGAGAGAGCAAAATGCGAACCAGTCTGCACTGCCTGCCTTTACGAATGATTCCAGGCGCAAACGCACGGCTTGGGCGAAACTGTTGTAAAATGACGGACACGCAAGTCGAAAAAATTTACAGCAGAGGAAAAGCGGGTAAAGGCGGGAAACCCCGGATACGGATGCATTCCCCGGCCGTAGGGCGGCCGGGAAATGCGTGCCGGCTGCTCACGGCCGGTAGCTGGAGTAGTAGCTCAGCGCCCCGGTATGCTCGGCAAGCGGCTTCAGGAAGGATATGCCCAATTCGTTGAACTGGCTCCAGACCACAGTGTAGCTCACACCCATGAGGTATTTGTGGTCGAAGAAGTCGTCTTTTACACTGCCTTCCTTGCCGGTAAGATTGTAAGTCGGCATGTCGAGCAGCCTGAAGTTGGCTCCCCCCCGGCTAATGTCCATCAGCTGCGTCTTGTATGAGTGGCCGTCGATATCGAGAGTATAGTCGCAGCCGTTGGCGTGTCTTTGCGCATACGTCCGTGCGTAGAGTCTGCGCTCGTACATGGCGTCTCCGTTTGTCGAGGGTGTCCTGGAAAGGCTGGCCCCAGCCGTGGCGTTGCCCAGAGCGGCATGCGCCGAAAATAAGGCAGCAAAATGCGAACCAAACGGGCCGGAATGCTTTCATGAATGATTCCGGATCGTAAGGGCCCTCGCGCGGCCGGAAAAAAAGGTCGCCCCGGCCGGGAAGTCGAAAAACTTAACACCTCGGGCTCAAACGGAAAAACGGCCAACAATCCTCTTGCCGCAGGAGGGGCACTTCCCGTCCTTTGATCCTCCCGTGACGGTAAACCCTTCGCGCACGATGGCGGGTTTGCCGCATTCGGGACAGTGGGTGGAATTGTGCGGGGTGCCGGGGAGGTTGCCCACGTACACGTGGCGAAGTCCAGCCTTCTTGCCGGTCTCCCAGGCCGCTTCCAGGGTGGCCACCGGGGTGGGCGGACGGTCCTGCATGTTGAAGTCAGGGTGGAAGCGCGAGAGGTGCCAGGGAGTGTCCGGGCCGAGCTCCACGGCGATGAACGCGGCCATGGCGGCGAGCTCCTGGGGCGAATCGTTGAGCCCCGGGATGATCAGGGTGGTCACTTCGAGCCACCATCCGAGACCGCACATGCGCACCAGGTTCTTCTTCACCGGGTCGAGCCGGGCCTGGCAGATCTCCTCGTAGAACTTGGGCGTAAAGCCCTTGAGGTCGATATTGGCCGCGTCCACCAGGGGGGCCAGCTCGTCCAGGCATTCCGGGCTCATGAACCCGTTGGAGACGATGATGTTGGCCAGGCCCCTGTCCTTGGCCAGACGGGCTGTGTCCTGCATGAGCTCGAAGAATATCGTGGGTTCCGAGTAGGTGTAGGAGATGCTGGCGCACTTCGCCTCGACCGCGGCCCGGACCAGCGCCTCGGGCGTGACATCGTGCCCCTCGATGGGCTGGCCCAGCCTGGGCGGCTGGGAGAGCGAATAGTTCTGGCAGAAGGAACATCCCAGGTTGCACCCCATGGTGCCGAAGGAGAACGTCCGGCTCCCGGGCAGGAAATGGTAGAGAGGCTTTTTCTCCACCGGGTCGATGTTGATGGCCGCGGCCCGGTCGTAGACCAGGGTGAAGAGTTCGCCGCCTTGGTTCACCCGCACGCCGCACCGGCCCCGTTCGCCCGCGCCGATGACGCAGAAGTGGGAGCACAGCCTGCATTGCAGGGACGTGTCCTTCAGAGGCTTCCAGAGTCGTGCCGGATGCATGGTGCTCCTCGCTTGCCCTGTCCCGGGCCGGGTTTGGTGTGACGTTCGCTTGAGGATTGCCCCGGATCAAGGCCTGGTGGGCATGCCGCCGGGGCGCGGCTGGCCCTGAGGCTGCCTCTTGGGCTCGGCCTGTGGCGCGGGCACGGGGATCACCGCCGGATCCGTCCCTTGGTTCACCTGGGGCACCACGTAGATGGGGCCGATGTTCGGCGTCTGCTGCTGGCTCTTGGTCTTGGACTCGATGACCATCTCGTTGTCGCCGCGCTCGTTGACGCCGGAGCGCATGCGGTCGGGATTGCCGATGGTCACGTCCTGGCGGCCGTCGTCGTCCCCGGACTGGGCCGAGGCCGGAGCGGCCATCAGCAGCGCAAGCGCGAGAGCGGCCACGCACGGTTTCAGTTTTGTCATCTCAAAGCACCTCCTTGTGTTCCGGGCGCGTGTGGCTTAATAGAATGCAATCAGTCACACAGGAGCATTCCCGATATGAGCGACCGCGCCGAGGCTTACCGCCGCGCTGGCGTCGACATCGCCGCCGCCGGCGAGTTGGTGAACCGCATCAAACCCCTGGCCCAGGCCACCTTCAACAAGGGTGTCATCACGGATATAGGCGGTTTCGGCGGCCTTTTCAAACTCGATCTGCAAGATTTCGAAGAACCCGTCCTGGTTTCCTCCACCGACGGCGTGGGAACCAAGCTGCTCCTCGCCTTCGAGATGGACGGGCACTCCACCGTGGGCATCGACCTGGTGGCCATGAGCGTCAACGATATCCTGGTTCAGGGAGCCAAGCCATTGTTCTTCCTGGATTACTTCGCCACCGGCAAGCTCGATGTGGATGTGGCCGAGCGGGTCATCAAGGGCGTGGCCCACGGCTGCTCCGACGCAGGCTGCGCCCTGCTGGGCGGCGAGACCGCCGAGATGCCCGATTTCTACCCCCCCGGGCATTACGACCTGGCCGGGTTCTGCGTGGGCATCGTGGACAACGCCCGCATCGTGGACGGCTCCTCCATCGGCATCGGCGACCGGGTCATCGGCATCACCTCCACCGGGCCGCACTCCAACGGCTATTCGCTCATCCGCAAGGTGCTGGCCCAGTCCGGCCTAGCCGGCAAGGACAAGCTCCCCGGCGGCGAAGGGACCCTGGCCGAGGCGCTGCTCGCTCCCACGCGCATCTACGTCAAGAGCGTGCTCAACGTCATGCGCGACTTCCAGGTCAAGGGCATGGTGCACGTCACCGGCGGCGGCTTCTACGAGAACATCCCCCGCATCTTGCCCCGGGGAGTGGCCGCGCACCTGTCCATGGACCGCTGGGCCATGCCCCCCGTGTTCAGCTGGCTCAAGGACACCGGAAACCTCTCCTGGCCGGAAATGCTCCAGACCTTCAACTGCGGCATCGGCTACATCATGGTCGTTGACCAGGACGTCGCCGACGACGTGCTGAACCGCCTCAAGGCTCTGCACGAGACCGCCTGGGATATCGGCGAGATCGTCAAGCTCGGCAGCCCCGACGGCGAACGCGTCATCGTGGACATGCCCACCGGCGACGCCTGCGTGGGCTGATCGCGTTCTTCCTCGAGAAACATAAAGCCCCCGGTGAACGGGGGCTTTTTTGTTGCAGCGGCCACGGGGGGGGATGCCTCCCGCCTTACCCCGGCTCTCGGTTTGGCGGGTTTCGGGTGTTGCCGCGCCGCCAGTGTGGAGGTCAGGCCGCGTCGATGCCCAGGTAGGGGTTGAAGTAGCCGTACTTGAGCCAGGGGCAGCGCTTGCGCAGCCGCTTCATGAAGTTTTGAAGCCCCATGCTGGCCCCGTACCCCACCGAGCCCGTCACGATGCGGCCGTAGAGTTCCGGGTCCAGGTTCAGGTTTCGCAGTTGCACGAAATCCGCCTTGGAGCCCTCGATGAGGGCTCCAAGCGCCTCGAGCTCCTCCTCGGTGTCGCTCACCCCGGGATGATAGAGGAAATTCAGGCTCACGAAGAGCCCGGCGGCCTTGGCGTTGGCCACGGTCCGGGCCACGTCGGCGAAGACGTACCCCTGCGGGCGCGTGTAGGCTTCGTACAACGGCGCGCGGGCGCTGACCATGCTCACCCGCATGGAGTCGAAGCCGGCTTCTTTCAGGGATTCCACCGTGTCCGGCAGGCTGCCGTTGGTGTTCACGTTCACCGTGCCCTTGCCGCCCTTGGATCGATAGAGCTTCGTTGCTTCCGCCAACAGGGCGGCCTCGGTGAGCGGTTCCCCCTCGCAGCCCTGGCCGAAGCTCAAAATGGGCCTCGATTCGCGCTCCGAATGGGCCAGCATCACCTCGCAGACCTCGGCGGGAGTCGGGCGGAACGTGATGCGATTCTGGGTGGAAGGGAAGCCGCTATCCTTTTCCTGCAGGCTCAGGCAGCCCATGCAGCGCGCGTTGCAGACGCGCGAGGTGGGCAGCGGGGCCTCGAAGCGCCCCAGCGCCAGATTGCGCGCGGCCGGACAGCACGAAGTCAGGGCGCATCCGGCCAAATGGCTCACCAGCCGGTTCTTGGGGAAGCGTTCCATGAGAGCCTTGGCCCCGGAGGTGATCTTCTTCTTGGGGACGCCGGTGAACACCTGGCGCTGGTCCTGGTCCACGCGCTTGGCGCAGACGTAGAAGCGCTCGCCCACGATGCCCACGGCCCCGTAGGCGAAGAGGGGCAGGGTGGGCGAGCCTGGCCGCGAGGCGTAGGCCGTGGTGGCCGAAAGCGTATGGCCGGGAGAGACGAAGGCGGCCACGGCCATCTCCTCGAGTTCCTCCACCTCGCCCGATTCGGGGTCGAAGCCCAGGGCCGAGCGCCCGGGCAGCAGGAACAACTCGCTTTCGGGCGGCAGGGGGATGAGTTCGTCCGGGCGCGGGGTGCCCAACTGGTCCCCCCGGCGCACGAGCATTTCCAGCTCGGGGTGGTCGTATATGTTGCCCGCAGCGTCGGCGAAGACGAGCATGGGGCGCAGTTTCTCGGATGATGACATGGCTGGCGGCCTCCTGGCCGGGCGTTTGTAGCGCGATCACGCGGCGAAGAGAAGCTGGGGGAAACACAAAAAGGGCCATCCCCGGCGGGGACGGCCCTTTGCAGTCTCGAGTCTCGCGGCGATTAACGCTTGGAGTACTGGAACCGGGCGCGGGCGCCGCGCTGGCCGTACTTCTTACGTTCCTTGGCGCGGGCGTCACGGGTGAGCAGTCCGGCCTTCTTGAGGACGGGCCTGAACTCGGGGTCGGCCTGCAGCAGGGCGCGGGAGATGCCGTGGCGCAGGGCCTCGGCCTGACCGGCGATGCCGCCGCCGTCCAGGGTGGCGTTCACGTCGAACCGGCCCTGGGTACGGGTGAGAGTGAACGGCTGACGCACGATGCCCTGCAGCGCGTTGCGGGGGAAATACTCATCGACGGGACGTCCATTGACCAGAATCTGGCCGGTGCCGGGCACCAGGCGGGTGCGGGCAACGGCGGTCTTGCGGCGTCCGGTTCCGTAGAAGTGATCGGTGCTCATGTTCTGCTCCGTAGATTAAGCCAGGGGCTTGGGCTGCTGGGCGGCGTGGGGATGCTCGGTCCCGGTGTAGACCTTGAGCTTCTTGAGCATCGCGCGGCCCAGGCGGTTCTTGGGAAGCATGCCCTTGACTGCCTTGATCAGCACCTGCTCGGGCTTGGTGGCCATCATGTCCTTCAGGACGGTTTCCTTCAGGCCGCCGATCCAGCCGCTGTGGCGGTAGTACATCTTCTGGTCGAGCTTGCGGCCGGTGACCTGCACCTTCTCGGAGTTGACCACCACCACGAAGTCGCCTGCGTCCATGTGGGGGGCGAATTCGGGCTTATGTTTGCCGCGCAGGCGCTGCGCAATCATGCTGGCCAGGCGGCCAAGCACCTTGTCGGCGGCGTCCACGATCACCCAATCTCGGGTGATTTCCTTGCTGCTCGGGCTATATGTCTTCATGACGAAATGTCCTCCATGCGAATGGGAAGACGAGTCCTCTACGGACTTGCGTCCCCTCTGTCAACACTCTTTCGCTCATTTTTTCGCTTCTTGAGCTTTGTTCGGGCCGGGAGTAGTTACATAGGATGACAAGCGTACGCAAGAGCCTTCTTCAGCTTATCTTTTCCGGCTCCTCCATGAAACGGTGGAACGACAAGCTCCGCCCGGCCGAACTCATGGAGGTGGACAAGCAGGCCCATAAGATGATGGTGGCCTGGGTGCTCTTCCTGCTCAACTCCAAGGGCATGCCCCCCGAAGACCGCGCGCGGCTCTGCGGGCGCATCGTGGAGGGGGGCATCTTCGACTACCTCTACCGCCTGGTCATCACCGACATCAAGCCGCCCATCTTCTATAAGATAAAGGAGAACCCGGCCCACTACGCCCAACTCACCGACTGGGTGTTCACGGAGCTTGCCCCCCGGGTGCGCAGCATGGGCGACGGCTTCTGGGGCCGCCTCACCACCTATCTGGCCACGCCCGGCGAGGACAGCCTGGACCGGCGCATCTTGAGCGCAGCCCACCTCTATGCCAGCGGCTGGGAGTTCAACCTGATCAAGTCCATGAACCGCCAGGACACCGAGCTCATGGACATCGAGGACTCCTTCCGCAAGGGCCTGGAGCGCCACCAGGACCTGGCCGGGGTGCTGGAGCTCAAGGAGGGCCTCTTCGGGCAGTCGCGCACGCCCATCGGACATTTCGCCCAGGTGTGCGGACAGCTGCGGTTCCAGAAACGCTGGTCCCAGACTCCGCGCATCCCGGAGACTTCCGTGCTCGGGCACATGTTCATCGTGTCCTGCTACGCCTATTTCTTCTCGCTGTCGGTGGGGGCCTGTCCGGTCCGCGCCCAGAACAACTTCTTCGGCGGGCTTTTCCACGACCTGCCCGAGCTTCTCACGCGTGATATCATCTCGCCAGTGAAGCAGTCCGTGGAGCAGATCGGCGACCTCATCAAGGAGTACGAGGAGAAGGAGTTGGAGCGGGTGATCCTCGACCCGCTTCGCCGGGGCGGCTACGCTGACTTGGTGGACCGGCTGTCGTTCTTCCTGGGGCTCTCCGTGGGATCGGAGTTCCAGGCGTGCGCCGTGGTGGACGGCCATGTGAAACGGGTGACGTCGGCGGAACTCCAGGCGCAGTACAACGCCAACGAATTCGACCCGAAGGACGGGGAACTGCTCAAGATGTGCGACCACTTGGCCGCGTTCCTGGAAGCGTACACGGCGATCCGGAACGGCATAGCCTCGGACCATCTGCAGCAGGGATTGTGGCGCATCCGGGGCAAGTACGCCTCTACGGTGCTGTTCGATACCGTGCACGTGGGCGCGCTGCTGGCCGATTTCGACTAGCGCCCCGGAGCGGCCTCCGGCATCCCCCGCATCCCGTTTCCCCGGGAGGCTTGGGCCTAAGGACGCGCGCGCCGGGCTGAGGGGCTACACCTGCCCTAGGATGGCCTCGATCTCCTCGAGGCCGCTCACCATGCCTTCCATGCTGGCGGTGGCCGCTTCGGGAGTCAGCTTCAGGCGGTCGAAGCTGGCCTGGCAGACGTGGTAGCTCAGGCCGTCCACCCCCTGACCGATGCCGGCCATGGTGGCCAGCACGCGTCCCACGTGCACCAGGTCCAGCGCCACGTCCTGCGCGGGAGCGGAGCAGGGGTCCAGGTGCCAGCGCACGCAGGTGACGATGGGCTCGGGCAGCTCCCAGCGCTTGAGCAGGATGGCACCCAGTTCGGCGTGGTCGATGCCGAAAAGGGTCCGTTCGGCCTGTTCGAAGGAGACGTTTTCCTTGGCCGCCAGCGAGAGGACGGGACCTGGGTCCATCTCGAGGAACTTGCCCATGACCACCTTGCCGATGTTGCTCAAGAGGCCCGCGGTGAAGGTATAGTCCGGGGCCGCGATCCCGGTCTTGGCGGCGACGAGTTCGGCGGCCACGCCGATGGCGATGGAGAAGCGCAGGAGCTCCCCCCGGGCCAGGCCGTACCCCGACACCGGGCCGCGCGCGTTGGGGGCCACGCCCGAGGCGATGACCATCTGCACGATGCGCCGCATTCCCAGGCGGAAGAGGGCGTCCTTGACCGTGGTGATGGCGCCGCCGCCTCCGAAGAAACTGGAATTGGCCATGCGCAGCACGTTGACCGTGAGCCCCGGGTCGTATTCGATGAAGGAGGCCACGGTGTTCAGGTCGGCGTCCGGCTTGCCCAGATAGGTCATGATCCTGGCCACGGGGGCGGGAATCTGGGGCAACGAGCTGGTCTGGGAGATGATTTCGTCACGGCTTATCATATCTCCCACTCCTTTCCTTGCGAGCTGATGGTCACAAGACCGGTTTCGACGTCCAGGCTCATGGTCCTGGGGATGGAACCTCCGACGTCCTCTGCGGCGAGCTTGACGCCGTTTTTCGCGAACAGGGCCGTCAGCGTGGCCAGGTTCTGCGCGCCGGTGTCGAACTGGTTCTGGATGAGGAGCATCCTGCCGCATCCGGCGGCCTTGAAGACCATCGACCCTTTGGTGCAGCCCATGGAGACCATCTTGCGGATCATCCGGGGCACACCGAGGTTCACGTACATGAAGGGGTTCTTCACGTCGGGGGAGGACGCCCTGGGCAGCAGGCAGTGGATGAGGCCCCCCACGCCCGCCACCGCGTCCCAGGCCGAGAGCCCCAGGCAGGAGCCCAGCGAATGCGTGATGAGCAGTTCGCCTCGCTTGCGCGATATTTTCATGTCGGAGATGCTGACGGTGATACGGTTTTTCACGAACTCGCCTCGTGGGACTTTTCAAGGGGGCTGGCTCCAGATAAAGTACGGAAAATCCGGCCGGTGGTAAAGCGCCGGGCCCACTCAAGGAGCTGGCATGCTGCTACGTGATCGAGCCTGGGATGTCATGAGAACGGACAACGTCTGCGTGCGCGAGTCGGACAGCCTGCGCGAAGTGGCTTCGAGCCTGCGCAAGGCCATGAAAGAGCAGCCCGACCGGGCCTGCGCCGTGGTGCTCGCCGAGGACGGGGGCTTCAAGGGTGTGATCACGGCCTGGTGGCTTCTGCTCTACATGGAGCAGAACGCCCTGGAGGAT
Proteins encoded:
- a CDS encoding HD-GYP domain-containing protein is translated as MLKKVRVFDLQVGMYVVDTGLSWLDHPYLYCQEGPVESDDHIRAIRAEGFAEAFIETDRDALAQGAARIYDKEAIDRAVAEALCEIPAELKSNKNTPLAQEMREAARAHAASIAAVRLAMEAAASGAPVDAKACLDAARDIAASVMRNRDALVCLTRLHDGGGYHIRHCAGVSALSAAFGDYLGLDRGQVADLALAGLLHDIGKALAPRELLEKPGKLSPEEFALLKRHPVEGCTLVSGASGVVGAPGGPTVPGHVLRAIAEHHERHDGSGYPRGLKGSEQSLFGRILAIADVFDALTQDRPYKKRLLPDKAMSVMFALRGRDHEPALLERFIKAVGVYPTGSLVRLSSGEHAVVGESNPHTPLRPKVTVVFDQDMAPIHPVQFDLSGRDGPAPARPVEVTGIIDHRPHGIRAGEHLL
- a CDS encoding PilZ domain-containing protein, with protein sequence MYERRRYARTYAQRHADGYDYSIEIEGQYYNAQLLDISRGGAKVKLVDSPEYNYTGKYGTVKDDYYDYQYLKGMDYTVVWSQGNELGIAFQEPLAEHTGALGYYSSYRA
- a CDS encoding PilZ domain-containing protein translates to MYERRLYARTYAQRHANGCDYTLDIDGHSYKTQLMDISRGGANFRLLDMPTYNLTGKEGSVKDDFFDHKYLMGVSYTVVWSQFNELGISFLKPLAEHTGALSYYSSYRP
- the amrS gene encoding AmmeMemoRadiSam system radical SAM enzyme, with product MHPARLWKPLKDTSLQCRLCSHFCVIGAGERGRCGVRVNQGGELFTLVYDRAAAINIDPVEKKPLYHFLPGSRTFSFGTMGCNLGCSFCQNYSLSQPPRLGQPIEGHDVTPEALVRAAVEAKCASISYTYSEPTIFFELMQDTARLAKDRGLANIIVSNGFMSPECLDELAPLVDAANIDLKGFTPKFYEEICQARLDPVKKNLVRMCGLGWWLEVTTLIIPGLNDSPQELAAMAAFIAVELGPDTPWHLSRFHPDFNMQDRPPTPVATLEAAWETGKKAGLRHVYVGNLPGTPHNSTHCPECGKPAIVREGFTVTGGSKDGKCPSCGKRIVGRFSV
- the purM gene encoding phosphoribosylformylglycinamidine cyclo-ligase, whose protein sequence is MSDRAEAYRRAGVDIAAAGELVNRIKPLAQATFNKGVITDIGGFGGLFKLDLQDFEEPVLVSSTDGVGTKLLLAFEMDGHSTVGIDLVAMSVNDILVQGAKPLFFLDYFATGKLDVDVAERVIKGVAHGCSDAGCALLGGETAEMPDFYPPGHYDLAGFCVGIVDNARIVDGSSIGIGDRVIGITSTGPHSNGYSLIRKVLAQSGLAGKDKLPGGEGTLAEALLAPTRIYVKSVLNVMRDFQVKGMVHVTGGGFYENIPRILPRGVAAHLSMDRWAMPPVFSWLKDTGNLSWPEMLQTFNCGIGYIMVVDQDVADDVLNRLKALHETAWDIGEIVKLGSPDGERVIVDMPTGDACVG
- a CDS encoding radical SAM protein yields the protein MSSSEKLRPMLVFADAAGNIYDHPELEMLVRRGDQLGTPRPDELIPLPPESELFLLPGRSALGFDPESGEVEELEEMAVAAFVSPGHTLSATTAYASRPGSPTLPLFAYGAVGIVGERFYVCAKRVDQDQRQVFTGVPKKKITSGAKALMERFPKNRLVSHLAGCALTSCCPAARNLALGRFEAPLPTSRVCNARCMGCLSLQEKDSGFPSTQNRITFRPTPAEVCEVMLAHSERESRPILSFGQGCEGEPLTEAALLAEATKLYRSKGGKGTVNVNTNGSLPDTVESLKEAGFDSMRVSMVSARAPLYEAYTRPQGYVFADVARTVANAKAAGLFVSLNFLYHPGVSDTEEELEALGALIEGSKADFVQLRNLNLDPELYGRIVTGSVGYGASMGLQNFMKRLRKRCPWLKYGYFNPYLGIDAA
- the rpsI gene encoding 30S ribosomal protein S9, yielding MSTDHFYGTGRRKTAVARTRLVPGTGQILVNGRPVDEYFPRNALQGIVRQPFTLTRTQGRFDVNATLDGGGIAGQAEALRHGISRALLQADPEFRPVLKKAGLLTRDARAKERKKYGQRGARARFQYSKR
- the rplM gene encoding 50S ribosomal protein L13, which gives rise to MKTYSPSSKEITRDWVIVDAADKVLGRLASMIAQRLRGKHKPEFAPHMDAGDFVVVVNSEKVQVTGRKLDQKMYYRHSGWIGGLKETVLKDMMATKPEQVLIKAVKGMLPKNRLGRAMLKKLKVYTGTEHPHAAQQPKPLA
- a CDS encoding HD domain-containing protein; this encodes MTSVRKSLLQLIFSGSSMKRWNDKLRPAELMEVDKQAHKMMVAWVLFLLNSKGMPPEDRARLCGRIVEGGIFDYLYRLVITDIKPPIFYKIKENPAHYAQLTDWVFTELAPRVRSMGDGFWGRLTTYLATPGEDSLDRRILSAAHLYASGWEFNLIKSMNRQDTELMDIEDSFRKGLERHQDLAGVLELKEGLFGQSRTPIGHFAQVCGQLRFQKRWSQTPRIPETSVLGHMFIVSCYAYFFSLSVGACPVRAQNNFFGGLFHDLPELLTRDIISPVKQSVEQIGDLIKEYEEKELERVILDPLRRGGYADLVDRLSFFLGLSVGSEFQACAVVDGHVKRVTSAELQAQYNANEFDPKDGELLKMCDHLAAFLEAYTAIRNGIASDHLQQGLWRIRGKYASTVLFDTVHVGALLADFD
- a CDS encoding HDOD domain-containing protein, which encodes MISRDEIISQTSSLPQIPAPVARIMTYLGKPDADLNTVASFIEYDPGLTVNVLRMANSSFFGGGGAITTVKDALFRLGMRRIVQMVIASGVAPNARGPVSGYGLARGELLRFSIAIGVAAELVAAKTGIAAPDYTFTAGLLSNIGKVVMGKFLEMDPGPVLSLAAKENVSFEQAERTLFGIDHAELGAILLKRWELPEPIVTCVRWHLDPCSAPAQDVALDLVHVGRVLATMAGIGQGVDGLSYHVCQASFDRLKLTPEAATASMEGMVSGLEEIEAILGQV
- a CDS encoding chemotaxis protein CheD, yielding MKNRITVSISDMKISRKRGELLITHSLGSCLGLSAWDAVAGVGGLIHCLLPRASSPDVKNPFMYVNLGVPRMIRKMVSMGCTKGSMVFKAAGCGRMLLIQNQFDTGAQNLATLTALFAKNGVKLAAEDVGGSIPRTMSLDVETGLVTISSQGKEWEI